A single Streptomyces sp. Edi2 DNA region contains:
- a CDS encoding transglycosylase domain-containing protein, with translation MGRADARRARQVSARRARTKDKKSGIGRFFTWKKLLGAFLGVCLLGILGFIGLYLYVDIPKGNNEAKLQSNVYKYANGKVMARTGLRNRENVPLSRIPKDVQRTFVAAENKNFYHDSGVDLMGTMRGIFNTVMGRGKQGGSTITQQYVKNYYLSQEQTVSRKLQEIVISLKVDNKFSKDNILAGYINTSYYGRGAYGIQAAAQAYYGVDVDKLTVSQGAYLASLLQAPNQYDWTLATDAGKKRVQERWAYTLDNMVEMKWLSSEDRRKQRFQRPKDPKPLSGVSGQTNYLVEQAKQELFAQGVDEKQFAAGGWTVTLGIDKNKQKALESSVKRKLLADLDPKKRKVDADAQLGAASVDPHTGHVVAMYGGEGPPKHYRNNATRTDYQAASTFKPLILASAMENNAVTQGGVPITPNTIYDGRNRRPVVGGKIPFAPPNEDEHEYGKISVQTATNNSVNAVFAQMGADAGLDAIKKTAVSLGMADTMDVKPAMTLGTMGASPLQMAGAYATLDNHGKKVTPTMVTKATHSVNGVETNVPLKDPIGDQVLSPKTADTVTSVLTGVVNDGTASEAVKNTAYKAAGKTGTSDDDKSAWFVGYTPKLVTAVGMFGESPNGGRQVTLKNAGGDGRVNGGGYPARVWADYTEAALNGNTGADFDLDTNMGAAIPPTPTPTPSHTPSSSPSPSKTPSGSPSPPPSKTPSGSPSSPTQSGRPSPPIPSGSGSPGGGADGGGAGGDGAGGAGAGGAGNETGGNRADSLPGFG, from the coding sequence ATGGGCCGAGCGGACGCGAGACGGGCGCGACAGGTAAGCGCCCGCCGGGCCAGAACGAAGGACAAGAAGTCCGGCATAGGCCGCTTCTTCACCTGGAAGAAGCTCCTCGGAGCCTTCCTCGGGGTATGCCTGCTGGGCATCCTCGGCTTCATCGGCCTGTATCTGTACGTGGACATACCCAAGGGCAACAACGAAGCCAAGCTGCAGAGCAACGTCTACAAGTACGCCAATGGCAAGGTCATGGCGCGTACGGGTCTGCGCAACCGGGAGAACGTCCCGCTCAGCCGGATACCCAAGGACGTGCAGCGCACCTTCGTCGCCGCGGAGAACAAGAACTTCTACCACGACTCCGGTGTCGACCTGATGGGCACCATGCGCGGCATCTTCAACACGGTGATGGGCCGCGGCAAGCAGGGTGGTTCGACGATCACCCAGCAGTACGTCAAGAACTACTACCTGAGCCAGGAGCAGACGGTTTCCCGCAAGCTCCAGGAGATCGTCATCTCGCTCAAGGTGGACAACAAGTTCAGCAAGGACAACATCCTCGCCGGCTACATCAACACCAGCTACTACGGCCGCGGCGCCTACGGCATCCAGGCCGCCGCCCAGGCCTACTACGGCGTGGACGTCGACAAGCTCACCGTCTCGCAGGGCGCCTACCTGGCCTCGCTGCTCCAGGCACCGAACCAGTACGACTGGACCCTGGCGACCGACGCCGGCAAGAAGCGGGTCCAGGAGCGCTGGGCCTACACCCTCGACAACATGGTCGAGATGAAGTGGCTCTCCTCGGAGGACCGCCGCAAGCAGAGGTTCCAGCGGCCGAAGGATCCCAAGCCGCTGAGCGGCGTGAGCGGCCAGACCAACTACCTCGTCGAGCAGGCCAAGCAGGAGCTCTTCGCCCAGGGCGTCGACGAGAAGCAGTTCGCGGCCGGCGGCTGGACGGTCACCCTCGGCATCGACAAGAACAAGCAGAAGGCGCTGGAGTCATCCGTCAAGCGCAAGCTGCTCGCCGACCTCGACCCCAAGAAGCGCAAGGTCGACGCGGACGCCCAGCTCGGTGCCGCCTCGGTGGATCCCCACACGGGTCACGTCGTGGCGATGTACGGCGGCGAGGGCCCGCCCAAGCACTACCGGAACAACGCCACCCGCACCGACTACCAGGCCGCCTCCACCTTCAAGCCGCTCATCCTGGCCTCCGCGATGGAGAACAACGCGGTCACCCAGGGCGGCGTCCCGATCACCCCGAACACGATCTACGACGGCCGTAACCGCCGTCCGGTCGTCGGCGGCAAGATCCCCTTCGCGCCGCCCAACGAGGACGAGCACGAGTACGGGAAGATCAGCGTCCAGACGGCGACCAACAACTCCGTCAACGCGGTCTTCGCGCAGATGGGTGCGGACGCCGGCCTGGACGCGATCAAGAAGACCGCGGTCAGCCTCGGCATGGCCGACACGATGGACGTCAAGCCCGCCATGACCCTGGGCACCATGGGCGCCAGCCCGCTCCAGATGGCCGGCGCCTACGCCACCCTGGACAACCACGGCAAAAAGGTCACCCCGACCATGGTCACCAAGGCCACGCACAGCGTCAACGGCGTCGAGACGAACGTCCCGCTGAAGGACCCGATCGGCGACCAGGTGCTCAGCCCCAAGACCGCCGACACCGTGACGTCCGTGCTGACCGGCGTGGTCAACGACGGCACCGCCTCGGAGGCCGTGAAGAACACCGCCTACAAGGCGGCCGGCAAGACCGGCACCTCCGACGACGACAAGTCGGCGTGGTTCGTGGGCTACACGCCCAAGCTGGTCACCGCCGTCGGCATGTTCGGCGAATCGCCCAACGGCGGCCGGCAGGTCACCCTCAAGAACGCCGGCGGCGACGGCCGGGTCAACGGCGGCGGCTATCCGGCCCGGGTGTGGGCGGATTACACCGAGGCGGCGCTGAACGGCAACACCGGCGCGGACTTCGACCTGGACACCAACATGGGTGCCGCGATCCCCCCGACGCCCACCCCGACGCCGAGCCACACGCCGTCGTCCAGCCCGAGCCCGTCCAAGACGCCGAGCGGTTCGCCCTCGCCGCCCCCGTCCAAGACGCCGAGCGGTTCGCCCTCGTCGCCGACCCAGAGCGGACGGCCGAGCCCGCCCATCCCCTCCGGCTCCGGCTCGCCGGGCGGCGGGGCGGACGGCGGCGGTGCCGGCGGCGACGGTGCCGGTGGTGCCGGTGCCGGCGGCGCCGGGAACGAGACCGGCGGCAACAGGGCCGACAGCCTGCCCGGCTTCGGCTGA
- a CDS encoding class I SAM-dependent methyltransferase, whose protein sequence is MSATHYDGYEGLNRLALDRAGQAEAFDAIGDRYDVAFPHKEGQLASGTWLGDTLTAGSRILDLGCGTGLPTARQLSDAGHRVVGIDLSPSMVALARENVPDADFHRLDIADLRRGRLGGPGSFDGIAAYFSLLMLPRAEIPYALGMLHDLLRPEGLLALSMVEADVDDFTIPFLGNSVRVSGYLRDDLRRVVHDAGFDVVGEDAYAYAPSSTDVPPEIQLFLHLRRA, encoded by the coding sequence GTGAGTGCAACTCACTACGACGGATACGAGGGGCTCAACCGGTTAGCACTGGACCGGGCCGGCCAGGCCGAGGCGTTCGACGCCATCGGCGACCGGTACGACGTCGCCTTCCCGCACAAGGAGGGCCAGCTCGCCTCGGGCACCTGGCTGGGCGACACCCTCACCGCCGGCTCACGCATCCTGGATCTCGGATGCGGTACGGGCCTGCCGACGGCCCGTCAGCTCTCGGACGCCGGACACCGCGTCGTGGGAATCGACCTCTCCCCCTCGATGGTCGCACTGGCCCGGGAGAACGTCCCGGACGCCGACTTCCACCGGCTGGACATCGCCGATCTGCGCCGCGGCCGGCTCGGCGGACCCGGCTCTTTCGACGGTATCGCCGCTTATTTTTCCCTTCTGATGCTGCCCCGTGCGGAAATCCCTTACGCACTGGGCATGCTCCATGATCTGCTACGTCCCGAGGGGCTGCTCGCCCTGTCCATGGTCGAGGCGGATGTGGACGACTTCACCATTCCGTTCCTGGGCAACTCGGTCCGGGTATCGGGTTACCTGCGGGACGACCTGCGCCGGGTCGTGCACGACGCGGGTTTCGACGTCGTCGGGGAGGATGCCTACGCATACGCCCCGTCGAGCACGGACGTACCACCCGAGATCCAGCTCTTTCTGCACCTGCGACGCGCCTGA
- a CDS encoding ABC transporter ATP-binding protein, whose protein sequence is MIPSGSLLQAVALHKAYGATPALDGADFSLHPGEVVAVMGPSGSGKSTLLHCLAGITPPDSGTVHYGDRELTAMSDAERSALRRADFGFVFQFGQLVPELTALENVALPLRLNGARRADAERQAREWLERLEVDTVADRRPGEVSGGQGQRVAVARALAGRPRVVFADEPTGALDSLNGERVMSLLTDAARDTRAAVVLVTHESRVAAYSDREVVVRDGVAREEVGAV, encoded by the coding sequence ATGATCCCGTCCGGTTCCCTGCTCCAGGCCGTCGCCCTGCACAAGGCGTACGGCGCCACCCCCGCCCTCGACGGTGCGGACTTCTCCCTGCACCCGGGCGAGGTCGTCGCCGTCATGGGCCCGTCGGGCTCCGGCAAGTCGACCCTGCTGCACTGCCTGGCCGGCATCACCCCTCCGGACTCCGGCACCGTCCACTACGGCGACCGCGAGCTGACCGCGATGAGCGACGCCGAACGCAGCGCCCTGCGCCGCGCGGACTTCGGCTTCGTTTTCCAATTCGGCCAGCTCGTACCGGAGTTGACCGCCCTGGAGAACGTCGCGCTGCCGCTGCGGCTGAACGGCGCCCGGCGCGCGGACGCCGAGCGGCAGGCCCGCGAGTGGCTGGAGCGCCTGGAGGTGGACACCGTCGCCGACCGGCGCCCCGGCGAGGTCTCCGGCGGCCAGGGCCAGCGGGTCGCGGTCGCCCGCGCGCTGGCCGGGCGGCCCCGGGTCGTCTTCGCCGACGAGCCGACCGGCGCCCTGGACTCCCTCAACGGCGAGCGCGTGATGTCGCTGCTCACCGACGCCGCCCGTGACACCCGCGCCGCGGTCGTCCTGGTCACTCACGAATCCCGGGTCGCCGCCTACTCCGACCGCGAGGTCGTGGTGCGCGACGGCGTGGCCCGGGAAGAGGTGGGGGCGGTATGA
- a CDS encoding SpoIIE family protein phosphatase — protein sequence MTEHPTSHESRRSASTAAPSASPARGPARTAPFGAVPDPRSSLQQPAAGFAPSPGAGFAVRGGDDIGLAGVAVTASSGPRGGEPPVDHGAARRDPSADADGAAAGHTGGRTSDHSAAHSGGHATARDVSHPYGEAYGDTYGKVAMPAGGRPGGAADAGRETARAARRVAQGAVGRAEAPEPGGEPHHGQRPRHDGEGVGRPREGSGPAGGGPGGTVPGQSPAPHGGRSAGPGAHGEASHPAAGEATAAPVPGQAEPPQDPPAAPPARSAHPGESSEVAAARQAGGDRLRFIGAATRRIARGIDLDEIVLGLCRATVPTFADAILVYLRDPLPVGDERPTGPVVLRLRRTDRIPEEPDTNGGRLPVLPAQPDLGPAMGGSAAELAEVEPGGPLAEVLRGVRPLFGEAQAARTALPELLGPDPRLPSGHRVILAPLRGRRRVIGAAVFLRRPDRPAFEPDDLLVAAQLATHTALGVDKAVLYGREAYIADALQRTMLPDSLPQPTGVRLASRYLPAAETARVGGDWYDAIPLPGSRVALVVGDVMGHSMTSAAIMGQLRTTAQTLAGLDLPPQEVLHHLDEQAQRLGTDRMATCVYAVYDPVAHRITIANAGHPPPVMLHRGGRAEVLRVPSGAPIGVGGVDFEAVELDAPAGATLVLYTDGLVESRIRDVWTGIEQLRERLAETARLTGPNPPPLEPMCDEVLDMLGPGDRDDDIALLAARFDGIAPSDVAYWYLDPKAQTAGQARRLARRALARWGLEELTDQLELLVSEVVTNAVRYAERPITLRLLRTDVLRCEVGDDVPQLPRLRQARPSDEGGRGLYLVNRMARRWGATRLSMGKVVWFELSMPPAALRR from the coding sequence GTGACGGAGCACCCCACCTCCCACGAATCGCGGCGGTCGGCCTCGACCGCCGCGCCCTCGGCGTCCCCTGCCCGGGGGCCGGCCCGGACGGCGCCGTTCGGCGCGGTCCCCGACCCGCGCAGCTCCCTGCAGCAGCCCGCGGCGGGGTTCGCCCCGTCGCCCGGCGCCGGGTTCGCGGTACGCGGCGGTGACGACATAGGCCTCGCCGGTGTCGCCGTCACGGCCTCTTCCGGTCCACGCGGCGGCGAGCCGCCCGTGGACCACGGCGCGGCGCGGCGGGACCCGTCGGCGGACGCGGACGGCGCCGCCGCGGGCCACACCGGCGGGCGCACCAGTGATCACAGCGCCGCTCACAGCGGCGGGCATGCCACCGCACGGGACGTTTCGCACCCGTACGGGGAGGCATACGGCGACACGTACGGGAAGGTGGCCATGCCTGCGGGAGGACGGCCGGGCGGGGCAGCGGACGCGGGGCGGGAGACGGCCCGTGCCGCACGGCGGGTGGCGCAGGGCGCGGTGGGCCGCGCCGAGGCGCCGGAGCCGGGCGGGGAGCCGCACCACGGGCAGCGCCCGCGGCACGACGGCGAGGGCGTCGGGCGGCCGCGGGAGGGCAGCGGCCCGGCCGGCGGCGGGCCGGGCGGGACGGTGCCGGGCCAGTCGCCGGCGCCGCACGGCGGACGGTCCGCCGGCCCGGGCGCCCACGGTGAGGCCTCGCACCCGGCGGCCGGGGAGGCCACCGCGGCCCCGGTGCCCGGTCAGGCCGAACCGCCACAGGACCCGCCGGCCGCTCCTCCGGCCCGCTCGGCGCATCCGGGCGAGAGCAGTGAGGTGGCCGCGGCCCGGCAGGCCGGCGGCGACCGGCTGCGCTTCATCGGGGCGGCGACGCGGCGGATCGCCCGCGGTATCGACCTCGACGAGATCGTGCTCGGGCTGTGCCGGGCGACGGTGCCGACGTTCGCCGACGCCATCCTCGTCTATCTGCGCGATCCGCTGCCGGTGGGCGACGAGCGCCCGACCGGCCCGGTGGTGCTGCGGCTGCGCCGTACCGACCGGATCCCGGAGGAGCCGGACACCAACGGCGGCCGGCTGCCGGTGCTGCCCGCGCAGCCCGATCTGGGCCCGGCGATGGGCGGCAGCGCGGCGGAGCTGGCCGAGGTGGAGCCCGGCGGCCCGCTGGCCGAGGTACTGCGGGGCGTACGGCCGCTGTTCGGCGAGGCGCAGGCGGCGCGGACGGCGCTGCCGGAACTGCTGGGTCCGGATCCGCGGCTGCCCAGCGGCCACCGGGTGATCCTGGCGCCGCTGCGCGGCCGCCGCCGGGTGATCGGCGCGGCGGTGTTCCTGCGCCGCCCGGACCGCCCGGCGTTCGAGCCGGACGATCTGCTGGTGGCCGCGCAGTTGGCGACGCACACCGCGCTGGGCGTGGACAAGGCGGTGCTCTACGGCCGTGAGGCGTACATCGCCGATGCGCTGCAGCGCACGATGCTGCCGGACTCGCTGCCGCAGCCGACCGGGGTCCGGCTGGCCAGCCGCTATCTGCCGGCCGCCGAGACCGCGCGGGTGGGCGGCGACTGGTACGACGCGATCCCGCTGCCGGGCAGCCGGGTGGCGCTGGTGGTCGGCGATGTCATGGGGCACTCGATGACCTCGGCCGCGATCATGGGGCAGCTGCGCACGACCGCGCAGACGCTGGCGGGGCTGGACCTGCCGCCGCAGGAGGTCTTGCACCATCTCGACGAGCAGGCCCAGCGGCTGGGTACGGACCGGATGGCGACCTGCGTGTACGCGGTCTACGACCCGGTCGCGCACCGGATCACCATCGCCAACGCGGGCCATCCGCCGCCGGTGATGCTGCACCGCGGCGGGCGTGCCGAGGTGCTGCGGGTGCCGTCGGGCGCGCCGATCGGCGTCGGCGGGGTGGACTTCGAGGCGGTAGAGCTGGACGCCCCGGCGGGCGCCACGCTGGTCCTCTATACGGACGGCCTGGTCGAGTCGCGGATCCGGGACGTATGGACCGGGATCGAGCAGCTGCGGGAGCGGCTGGCGGAGACGGCCCGGTTGACGGGTCCCAACCCGCCGCCGCTGGAGCCGATGTGCGACGAGGTGCTGGACATGCTGGGCCCCGGCGACCGCGATGACGACATCGCGCTGCTGGCGGCCCGGTTCGACGGGATCGCGCCGAGCGATGTCGCGTACTGGTATCTGGATCCGAAGGCCCAGACGGCCGGGCAGGCCCGCAGGCTGGCCCGGCGGGCGCTGGCGCGCTGGGGTCTGGAGGAGCTGACCGACCAGCTGGAGCTGCTGGTCAGCGAGGTGGTGACGAATGCCGTGCGGTACGCGGAGCGGCCGATCACCCTGCGGTTGCTGCGAACGGACGTACTGCGCTGCGAGGTGGGTGACGACGTTCCGCAGCTTCCGCGGCTGCGTCAGGCCCGGCCGTCGGACGAGGGCGGGCGCGGCCTCTACCTCGTCAACCGGATGGCACGGCGCTGGGGCGCGACCCGTCTGAGCATGGGAAAGGTCGTCTGGTTCGAGCTGTCGATGCCTCCGGCGGCGCTGCGCCGCTGA
- a CDS encoding catalase: MSSTAHNVPRTTNNAGIPVESDEHSLTVSPDGPILLQDHYLIEKMAQFNRERVPERVVHAKGAGAYGFFQVTNDVSQFTKADLFQPGKTTEMLARFSTVAGEQGSPDTWRDPRGFALKFYTEDGNYDLVGNNTPVFFVRDTIKFQDFIRSQKRRPDNGMRDNDMQWDFWTLSPESAHQVTWLMGDRGIPKTYRHMNGYGSHTYMWLNAGGEKFWIKYHFKTDQGIDFLTQEDADRIAGEDGDYHRRDLFEAIDGGNVPSWTLYVQVMPFADAPDYRFNPFDLTKVWPHGDYPLIEVGRMTLNKNPEDYFIHIEQAAFEPSNMVPGVGPSPDKMLLGRLFSYPDTHRYRIGPNYLQLPPNRPHVPVHSYAKDGPMRYDPARTARPYAPNSYGGPAADTLRYGEPAGWETGGEMVREAYTLRRDDDDFGQPGTMVRQVLDDAARDRLVGNVSGHLLNGVSRPVLDRALQYWRNIDKNVGDRIAHKVNGG; this comes from the coding sequence ATGTCCAGCACCGCGCACAACGTCCCGCGCACGACGAACAACGCCGGCATTCCGGTGGAGAGCGACGAACACTCACTCACTGTGAGTCCGGACGGCCCCATCCTGCTCCAGGACCACTACCTCATCGAGAAGATGGCCCAGTTCAACCGCGAACGGGTCCCCGAGCGGGTGGTACACGCCAAGGGCGCCGGCGCCTACGGCTTCTTCCAGGTCACCAACGACGTCAGCCAGTTCACGAAGGCGGATCTCTTCCAGCCGGGCAAGACCACCGAGATGCTGGCCCGCTTCTCGACCGTCGCGGGCGAGCAGGGCTCCCCCGACACCTGGCGCGACCCCCGCGGCTTCGCGCTGAAGTTCTACACCGAGGACGGCAACTACGACCTGGTGGGGAACAACACCCCGGTCTTCTTCGTCCGTGACACGATCAAGTTCCAGGACTTCATCCGCTCCCAGAAGCGCCGCCCGGACAACGGGATGCGCGACAACGACATGCAGTGGGACTTCTGGACGCTGTCGCCGGAGTCCGCTCACCAGGTCACCTGGCTGATGGGCGACCGCGGCATTCCCAAGACCTACCGCCACATGAACGGCTACGGCTCGCACACCTACATGTGGCTCAATGCCGGCGGCGAGAAGTTCTGGATCAAGTACCACTTCAAGACCGACCAGGGCATCGACTTCCTCACCCAGGAGGACGCGGACCGGATCGCCGGCGAGGACGGCGACTACCACCGCCGTGATCTGTTCGAGGCCATCGACGGCGGCAACGTCCCGTCGTGGACGCTGTATGTGCAGGTCATGCCGTTCGCGGACGCCCCGGACTACCGCTTCAACCCGTTCGATCTGACCAAGGTGTGGCCGCACGGCGACTACCCGCTGATCGAGGTCGGGCGGATGACGCTCAACAAGAACCCCGAGGACTACTTCATCCACATCGAGCAGGCGGCGTTCGAACCGTCCAACATGGTGCCGGGCGTCGGCCCGTCGCCGGACAAGATGCTGCTGGGCCGGCTGTTCTCCTACCCGGACACCCATCGCTACCGCATCGGCCCGAACTACCTGCAGCTGCCGCCCAACCGGCCGCATGTCCCCGTCCACTCGTATGCGAAGGACGGCCCGATGCGGTACGACCCGGCCCGTACGGCCCGGCCCTACGCCCCGAACAGCTACGGCGGCCCGGCGGCGGACACCCTGCGCTACGGGGAGCCCGCGGGCTGGGAGACCGGCGGCGAGATGGTCCGCGAGGCCTACACGCTGCGCCGCGACGACGACGACTTCGGCCAGCCGGGCACGATGGTCCGCCAGGTCCTCGACGACGCGGCCCGCGACCGGCTCGTCGGCAATGTCTCCGGCCATCTGCTGAACGGCGTCAGCCGCCCGGTGCTGGACCGCGCGCTGCAGTACTGGCGCAACATCGACAAGAACGTGGGAGACCGGATCGCCCACAAGGTGAACGGCGGCTGA
- a CDS encoding SPFH domain-containing protein: MSDQTSAGHSEGPGEDLAVDAPEMPRPQVREVPAHSIPGGLALLLTVLGVALGIALIVVGGILGDGGDKAVGAPMIIVGVALLLGSFFCMTGVKMVAPGEARVIQLFGRYVGTIRTDGLRWVNPLTTAQKISTRVRNHETAVLKVNDAYGNPIELASIVVWKVEDTAQALFEVDDFLEFVATQTEAAVRHIAIEYPYDAHDENALSLRGNAEEITEKLALELTARVQAAGVRIIESRFSHLAYAPEIASAMLQRQQAGAVVAARQQIVEGAVGMVEQALDRISEQGIVELDEERKAAMVSNLMVVLCGDRAVQPVLNTGSLYQ; this comes from the coding sequence ATGTCCGATCAGACATCCGCCGGCCACTCCGAGGGGCCCGGCGAAGACCTCGCCGTCGATGCGCCCGAGATGCCCCGCCCGCAGGTCCGCGAGGTCCCGGCGCACAGCATTCCGGGCGGTCTCGCCCTACTGCTGACCGTGCTCGGGGTGGCGCTGGGCATCGCCCTGATCGTCGTCGGCGGGATCCTCGGCGACGGCGGCGACAAGGCGGTGGGAGCGCCGATGATCATCGTCGGCGTCGCCCTGCTGCTCGGTTCGTTCTTCTGCATGACCGGGGTGAAGATGGTCGCCCCCGGCGAGGCCCGGGTGATCCAGCTCTTCGGACGGTACGTCGGCACCATCCGCACGGACGGCCTGCGCTGGGTCAACCCGCTCACCACCGCGCAGAAGATCTCCACCCGGGTGCGCAACCACGAGACCGCGGTGCTCAAGGTCAACGACGCCTACGGCAACCCGATCGAGCTGGCCTCGATCGTGGTCTGGAAGGTCGAGGACACCGCCCAGGCGCTCTTCGAGGTCGACGACTTCCTGGAGTTCGTCGCCACCCAGACCGAGGCGGCCGTCCGGCACATCGCCATCGAATACCCCTATGACGCACACGACGAGAACGCCCTGTCGCTGCGCGGCAACGCCGAGGAGATCACCGAGAAGCTTGCCCTGGAGCTGACCGCACGGGTCCAGGCCGCCGGCGTACGGATCATCGAGTCCCGCTTCAGCCACCTCGCCTATGCCCCCGAGATCGCCTCCGCGATGCTCCAGCGGCAGCAGGCCGGCGCGGTGGTCGCGGCCCGCCAGCAGATCGTCGAGGGTGCGGTCGGCATGGTCGAGCAGGCGCTGGACCGGATCAGCGAGCAGGGCATCGTCGAGCTGGACGAGGAGCGGAAGGCGGCCATGGTCAGCAATCTGATGGTGGTGCTGTGCGGCGACCGGGCCGTCCAGCCGGTGCTGAACACGGGCTCGCTCTACCAGTGA
- a CDS encoding DUF402 domain-containing protein → MVDTTEGETPGGRGTAGAERAAGGAAETSHWAPGDHILWRYRDNADAGRFHICRPMTVVQDTDELLAVWMAPGTSCIKPVLADGTPVHREPLSTRYTKPRRTSHDQWFGTGVLKLARPGDPWSVWLFWERDWQFKNWYVNLEEPRRRWAGGIDSEDHFLDICVYPDRHWEWRDEDEFAQAQRDGLMTGAQAAEVRSAGRAAIAQITAWREPYADGWEDWRPDPAWDVPRLPENWDRAPDRLRS, encoded by the coding sequence ATGGTGGACACGACGGAAGGCGAGACGCCCGGCGGACGCGGGACGGCCGGGGCGGAACGGGCGGCGGGCGGTGCGGCGGAAACGTCACACTGGGCGCCGGGGGACCACATCCTCTGGCGCTACCGCGACAATGCCGACGCCGGACGGTTCCACATCTGCCGTCCGATGACCGTTGTCCAGGACACCGACGAACTGCTCGCGGTGTGGATGGCACCGGGTACGTCCTGCATCAAGCCGGTGCTCGCCGACGGCACACCGGTGCACCGCGAGCCGCTGTCCACCCGTTACACCAAACCTCGCCGGACCAGCCACGACCAGTGGTTCGGCACCGGTGTGCTGAAGCTGGCCCGGCCCGGTGACCCCTGGTCGGTGTGGCTGTTCTGGGAACGCGACTGGCAGTTCAAGAACTGGTACGTCAATCTGGAGGAGCCGCGCCGCCGTTGGGCGGGCGGTATTGACTCCGAGGACCACTTTCTCGACATCTGTGTCTATCCGGACCGGCACTGGGAGTGGCGGGACGAGGACGAGTTCGCGCAGGCGCAGCGGGACGGGCTGATGACCGGCGCACAGGCCGCCGAGGTCAGATCGGCGGGCCGGGCCGCGATCGCACAGATCACGGCCTGGCGTGAGCCGTACGCGGACGGCTGGGAGGACTGGCGGCCCGACCCGGCCTGGGACGTTCCCCGGCTTCCGGAGAACTGGGACCGCGCACCGGATCGTTTGCGGTCGTGA
- a CDS encoding class II fumarate hydratase, with the protein MSDNGAFGDSGGFRTEHDSMGEVRVPAYAKWRAQTQRAVENFPVSGQRLERAHIEALARIKGAAAKVNGELGVLDKDIAEAVQEAATAVAEGQWDDHFPVDVFQTGSGTSSNMNTNEVIATLASERLGQEVHPNDHVNASQSSNDVFPSSIHIAATSAVLNDLIPALERLAEALERKAEEFAEVVKSGRTHLMDATPVTLGQEFGGYAAQVRYGVERLRASLPRLAELPLGGTAVGTGINTPPGFPAAVIAEVARATGLPLTEARDHFEAQGARDGIVETSGQLRTIGVGLTKIANDLRWMASGPRTGLAEIALPDLQPGSSIMPGKVNPVIPEAVLMVAAQVTGNDATVAAAGAAGNFELNVMLPVIGKNVLESVRLLANVSRLLADRTVDGITANAERAREYAESSPSVVTPLNKYLGYEEAAKVAKKSLAERKTIREVVLEGGYVERGLLSEEQLDEALDVLRMTRP; encoded by the coding sequence ATGAGTGACAACGGCGCATTCGGCGACTCCGGCGGCTTTCGGACCGAGCACGACTCCATGGGGGAGGTGCGGGTGCCCGCGTATGCGAAATGGCGGGCGCAGACGCAGCGTGCGGTGGAGAACTTTCCGGTCTCGGGGCAGCGGCTGGAGCGGGCGCACATCGAGGCACTGGCCCGGATCAAGGGCGCGGCGGCCAAGGTGAACGGCGAGCTGGGGGTGCTGGACAAGGACATCGCGGAGGCCGTGCAGGAGGCCGCCACGGCCGTCGCGGAGGGCCAGTGGGACGACCACTTCCCCGTTGACGTGTTCCAGACCGGGTCCGGGACGTCGTCGAACATGAACACCAACGAGGTCATCGCGACGCTGGCGAGCGAACGGCTGGGCCAGGAGGTCCATCCCAACGACCATGTCAACGCCAGTCAGTCGTCCAATGACGTCTTTCCGTCCTCGATTCATATCGCGGCGACGTCGGCGGTGCTCAACGATCTGATTCCGGCGCTGGAGCGTCTGGCGGAGGCGCTGGAGCGCAAGGCGGAGGAGTTCGCCGAGGTCGTGAAGTCGGGGCGGACGCATCTGATGGACGCGACGCCGGTGACGCTGGGGCAGGAGTTCGGCGGCTATGCCGCGCAGGTGCGCTACGGCGTCGAGCGGCTGCGGGCATCGCTGCCGCGGCTGGCGGAACTGCCGCTGGGCGGCACGGCGGTGGGGACCGGGATCAACACCCCGCCCGGGTTCCCGGCCGCGGTCATTGCCGAGGTGGCGCGGGCGACGGGACTGCCGCTGACCGAGGCGCGCGATCACTTCGAGGCGCAGGGGGCGCGCGACGGGATCGTCGAGACGAGTGGTCAGCTGCGGACGATCGGGGTCGGGCTGACGAAGATCGCCAACGATCTGCGGTGGATGGCGTCCGGGCCGCGCACCGGGCTCGCGGAGATCGCGCTGCCGGATCTGCAGCCGGGCTCGTCGATCATGCCGGGGAAGGTCAACCCGGTGATCCCGGAGGCGGTGCTGATGGTTGCGGCGCAGGTCACCGGCAATGACGCGACGGTGGCGGCAGCCGGGGCGGCCGGCAACTTCGAGCTGAATGTGATGCTGCCGGTGATCGGGAAGAACGTGCTGGAGTCGGTGCGGCTGCTGGCCAATGTCTCCCGGCTGCTGGCGGACCGTACGGTCGACGGGATCACCGCGAACGCGGAACGCGCCCGGGAGTACGCGGAGTCGTCGCCGTCGGTCGTCACTCCGCTCAACAAGTACCTCGGGTACGAGGAGGCGGCAAAGGTCGCCAAGAAGTCGCTCGCCGAGCGGAAGACCATCCGCGAGGTGGTCCTGGAGGGCGGCTATGTCGAGCGGGGGCTGCTGAGCGAGGAGCAGTTGGACGAGGCGCTGGACGTGCTGCGGATGACGCGGCCCTGA